From a single Endozoicomonas euniceicola genomic region:
- a CDS encoding MFS transporter, with product MSVQEIKASLSLSLVFMFRMFGLFMVLPVMALYADQLSGATPLLVGLAIGAYGFSQALLQIPFGWLSDRVGRKKIIISGLLLFMAGSLVAAYSESIQGVILGRVLQGCGAIAGAVTALLADLTREQYRTRSMAIFGMGIGLSFCLAMMLGPAIAASWGLSGLFFSNVWLAAVGILIVLLVVPSAVTRRQDLNSSVSKKSVRQVLHNTELLRLMFGIFALHFIVMGLFMFLPRELENTMNIPRASHGWVYLVGLLGSFMVIIPFIIYSEKQQRLKQCFVTAVTLLLVSMVFMAQVGEHRWLLISGLLVFFAGFNFLEASLPSLASKLSPAGTRGTTMGLYSTCQFAGAALGGVLSGWGYEYWGLNGVLMVCAIPTALWWLLSVTMKHPPYVSSMVMALNPANGQDAGSMSRTLAVIPGVEEVTVLGRERTAYLKVNRRTLDMSALRQYGEC from the coding sequence ATGTCTGTTCAGGAAATCAAAGCCTCTCTGTCTCTGTCCCTGGTATTCATGTTCCGCATGTTCGGACTGTTTATGGTACTGCCTGTGATGGCGCTGTATGCCGATCAGCTCAGCGGCGCGACTCCACTACTGGTGGGCCTTGCCATTGGAGCCTATGGCTTCAGTCAGGCGTTATTACAGATACCATTTGGCTGGTTGTCAGACCGGGTAGGTCGTAAAAAAATTATTATTTCCGGCTTATTGCTGTTTATGGCGGGAAGCCTGGTGGCTGCTTATTCTGAGTCGATTCAGGGGGTGATTCTGGGACGGGTTCTGCAAGGCTGTGGCGCCATCGCCGGAGCGGTGACAGCGTTGCTGGCAGACCTGACCAGAGAACAGTATCGTACTCGCTCCATGGCGATTTTTGGTATGGGGATCGGGTTGTCTTTCTGTCTCGCCATGATGCTTGGGCCTGCTATTGCTGCCAGCTGGGGGTTATCGGGTCTGTTTTTCAGTAATGTCTGGCTGGCTGCTGTCGGCATTTTGATTGTGCTGCTGGTAGTGCCTTCTGCAGTGACACGGCGGCAGGATTTGAATTCATCCGTTAGTAAAAAAAGCGTTCGACAAGTTTTACATAACACTGAACTGCTGCGTTTGATGTTTGGTATTTTTGCCCTTCATTTCATCGTCATGGGACTGTTTATGTTTCTGCCCCGTGAACTCGAAAACACTATGAACATCCCCCGTGCGTCACATGGCTGGGTGTATCTGGTGGGGTTGCTGGGCTCTTTTATGGTGATTATTCCCTTTATTATCTACAGCGAAAAGCAACAACGTTTAAAGCAGTGCTTTGTGACAGCGGTTACCCTGTTGTTAGTGTCAATGGTGTTTATGGCGCAAGTGGGGGAACATCGCTGGTTGCTGATTTCTGGATTACTGGTATTCTTCGCCGGTTTTAATTTTCTGGAGGCGTCTCTGCCTTCGCTGGCCAGCAAGTTATCCCCTGCTGGCACCCGTGGTACCACCATGGGACTGTACTCAACCTGTCAGTTTGCCGGGGCAGCCCTGGGTGGGGTTTTGTCTGGTTGGGGTTATGAGTACTGGGGACTGAACGGGGTGTTGATGGTCTGTGCAATTCCCACTGCACTCTGGTGGCTATTGTCTGTTACCATGAAGCATCCCCCCTATGTCAGCAGTATGGTAATGGCACTGAATCCTGCCAATGGTCAGGATGCCGGCTCAATGAGCCGGACGCTTGCCGTTATCCCCGGGGTTGAAGAAGTCACGGTTCTGGGCAGGGAACGAACGGCCTATTTGAAAGTGAACCGCAGGACACTCGATATGTCAGCGCTGCGACAGTATGGAGAGTGTTGA
- a CDS encoding LysR family transcriptional regulator encodes MLHAVVEHGGFAQASGALHKSQSTISYAVNKLQDQLGVRILEVRGRKAELTEAGRVMLRRSQVLLKESDALEKIAGSLSMGWEGELTLAVEVLFPYPVLMDILNDFSQVSRSTRLELVESVLSGTTERVVSGQADLVITGVLPTGFLGEKLLSIRFVPVARFDHPLLQLDRAITEKELKQQRQIVVRDSGVKRNNSAGWLGAEERWTVSNMTTVVRLLEQGLGFAWLPEHYIEAQLEAGTIKVLPLGSKGSKGSKGSKGLKVSKGLRVVPLYMVFPDDDNVGPATQALAEIVRKHCCRFEMSSF; translated from the coding sequence ATGCTTCACGCGGTTGTTGAACATGGAGGTTTTGCCCAGGCTTCCGGCGCTCTGCATAAAAGTCAGTCAACGATCAGCTATGCCGTCAACAAGCTACAGGATCAGCTGGGCGTGCGGATTCTTGAAGTACGGGGGCGCAAGGCTGAGCTAACAGAGGCTGGCAGGGTAATGTTGCGTCGTTCTCAGGTTCTGCTGAAAGAGTCTGATGCCCTGGAAAAAATTGCAGGCAGTCTGTCCATGGGGTGGGAAGGTGAATTGACGCTGGCAGTTGAAGTGCTGTTTCCCTACCCGGTTCTAATGGACATTCTGAACGACTTTTCACAGGTATCACGCAGCACTCGCCTGGAGCTGGTGGAATCGGTACTGTCCGGAACCACTGAACGAGTGGTTTCAGGTCAGGCTGATCTGGTGATTACCGGCGTTCTGCCTACCGGCTTTCTGGGTGAAAAGCTACTCTCCATAAGGTTTGTGCCCGTTGCCCGTTTTGATCACCCCCTGTTACAACTCGACAGAGCCATTACTGAGAAGGAATTAAAACAACAGCGGCAGATTGTTGTTCGTGATTCAGGCGTTAAGCGCAATAACAGTGCTGGCTGGCTGGGCGCTGAAGAACGTTGGACCGTCAGTAATATGACGACAGTGGTCAGATTGTTGGAACAGGGTCTGGGTTTTGCCTGGCTGCCCGAACACTACATTGAAGCGCAGCTGGAAGCCGGAACCATTAAGGTACTGCCTCTTGGGTCAAAAGGGTCAAAAGGGTCAAAAGGGTCAAAAGGTTTAAAAGTTTCAAAGGGTTTAAGAGTAGTGCCTCTGTATATGGTTTTTCCTGATGATGACAACGTCGGCCCTGCCACTCAGGCGCTGGCAGAAATCGTCAGAAAACATTGTTGTCGTTTTGAGATGTCATCATTTTGA
- the ssb gene encoding single-stranded DNA-binding protein translates to MARGVNKVILIGNLGGDPDVRFTQNGSAIANLNVATSESWTDKNTGQRQDRTEWHRVVVFGKLAEICQQYLRKGSKVYLEGKLQTRKWQDQQGQDRYTTEVVIDFGGQMEMLDSRQDAGMGAAPNQMMGGGYQQAQTAPQQQRAPQQQAPQQRAPQQQYGAPQQQAQAQQPPAPAQAPQQAAPQQQQAAPQPAAAGFDDFDDDIPF, encoded by the coding sequence ATGGCACGTGGTGTTAACAAGGTCATTCTGATCGGTAATCTGGGCGGTGATCCGGATGTCCGGTTTACCCAAAATGGCAGTGCGATAGCCAATCTTAACGTGGCTACCAGCGAGTCCTGGACAGACAAAAATACCGGTCAGCGCCAGGATCGCACCGAATGGCATCGTGTTGTGGTATTCGGCAAGCTGGCTGAGATTTGTCAGCAGTATCTGCGCAAAGGTTCCAAGGTTTACCTCGAAGGTAAACTGCAAACCCGTAAGTGGCAGGACCAGCAGGGTCAGGATCGTTACACCACCGAAGTCGTGATTGATTTCGGTGGCCAGATGGAAATGCTGGACAGCCGTCAGGACGCTGGCATGGGTGCTGCACCAAACCAGATGATGGGTGGAGGCTACCAGCAGGCACAGACTGCCCCACAGCAGCAACGTGCGCCCCAGCAGCAGGCTCCACAACAGCGTGCGCCTCAGCAGCAGTACGGAGCACCTCAGCAGCAAGCTCAGGCGCAACAGCCTCCTGCGCCAGCCCAGGCTCCCCAGCAGGCCGCTCCACAACAGCAGCAGGCTGCACCTCAGCCAGCGGCGGCAGGGTTTGATGATTTTGATGATGACATTCCCTTCTAG
- a CDS encoding 5-formyltetrahydrofolate cyclo-ligase produces the protein MDRKALRSALRGRRRALSEFQQKQAAVGVLKQLKQLPEFSRSQKLAVYLANDGEISPECIVRHAWNEGKSCYLPVLDNHDKTKMHFQRYTSETVLLPNRFNIPEPILDLSLCIPATELDLVLMPLTAFDVSGGRLGMGGGFYDRAFSFVKTATKPVLMGLAHECQKIESVPMADWDVLISGVVTEDKAYKALKQLPK, from the coding sequence GTGGATCGTAAGGCACTGAGATCAGCGTTAAGAGGTCGTCGTCGTGCGTTATCGGAGTTTCAGCAGAAACAGGCTGCGGTTGGGGTGCTGAAACAGTTAAAACAGTTACCAGAGTTCAGTAGAAGCCAGAAGCTTGCGGTGTATCTTGCCAATGACGGTGAAATCAGTCCTGAGTGTATTGTGCGTCATGCCTGGAATGAAGGTAAAAGCTGTTATCTGCCAGTATTGGATAACCACGATAAGACGAAAATGCACTTTCAGCGATACACTTCAGAGACCGTTCTGTTGCCTAATCGTTTTAATATCCCGGAACCCATACTCGACCTATCATTGTGTATTCCAGCCACAGAACTGGACCTGGTTTTAATGCCCCTCACGGCTTTCGACGTGTCTGGCGGGCGCCTGGGTATGGGTGGTGGTTTTTATGATCGAGCTTTTTCATTTGTCAAAACAGCCACTAAGCCGGTTTTAATGGGGCTGGCTCATGAATGTCAGAAGATAGAGTCGGTTCCCATGGCGGACTGGGATGTATTGATATCAGGTGTTGTTACTGAGGACAAAGCCTATAAAGCGTTAAAACAGTTGCCGAAATAG
- a CDS encoding L-cystine transporter: MNLYVMFNVGMMLVMIFYLYRLQSRHIKFTRRVFIALGLGAAYGLILHWVYGPGSQTIMSSIEYIDIVGHGYVQLLRMIVTPLVMVSIITAILKLKGRQSLGKISGVSIGVLLFTVAIAGLIGVGVSLLFGLSAEGLTAGARELARAEILTDRLGTAEQLSIASMLVDAIPANPFQDMAGLRSTSIISVVIFSAFIGLAGLGIHKKKPKQGELFDKAMEVAHSVVMRMVTVVLRLTPYGVLALMTKVMATSHFDDILNLINFVLASYIALLLMFVVHLVLIGLMGGNPLTFVKKVIPVLSFAFTSRSSAGTIPLTIQTQTQSLGIPEGIANFAASFGATIGQNGCAGIYPAMLAVMIAPTVGINPMDISFIFTLIATIVVGSFGVAGVGGGATFAALIVLSSLNLPVALAGLLISIEPLIDMGRTALNVNGAITSGFVTSRLLGEADMKVYNSPQELEMDLETLS; the protein is encoded by the coding sequence ATGAATCTCTATGTAATGTTCAACGTCGGCATGATGTTGGTGATGATTTTCTACCTCTACCGGCTCCAGAGCCGGCATATAAAATTCACCCGTCGTGTATTTATTGCACTGGGGCTTGGTGCTGCATACGGTCTGATATTGCATTGGGTATATGGTCCGGGCTCGCAGACAATAATGTCATCTATCGAGTACATTGATATTGTCGGGCACGGTTATGTACAACTGCTGCGCATGATTGTGACACCGCTGGTGATGGTGTCGATTATTACAGCCATTCTGAAGCTCAAAGGTAGACAGTCACTGGGTAAAATCAGTGGTGTCAGTATCGGAGTGCTGTTGTTTACGGTGGCAATCGCAGGCCTGATCGGCGTAGGCGTTTCACTGCTGTTTGGTCTGTCAGCAGAAGGGCTGACAGCAGGAGCCAGAGAGCTGGCCCGTGCCGAGATACTGACTGACCGCCTGGGAACTGCCGAACAGTTGTCTATTGCATCCATGTTGGTTGATGCGATTCCTGCCAATCCATTTCAGGATATGGCCGGTTTGCGTTCTACCTCTATTATCTCTGTGGTTATTTTCTCGGCTTTCATTGGTCTTGCAGGACTGGGAATCCATAAGAAAAAACCAAAGCAGGGTGAGTTGTTCGATAAGGCGATGGAAGTCGCACACTCTGTGGTCATGCGCATGGTGACCGTCGTACTTCGTCTGACGCCTTATGGTGTACTGGCTCTGATGACCAAAGTCATGGCCACCAGCCATTTTGATGACATTCTGAACCTGATCAACTTTGTGCTGGCTTCTTATATTGCGTTGCTGTTGATGTTCGTTGTGCACCTGGTTCTGATTGGCTTGATGGGCGGTAACCCGCTGACCTTTGTGAAAAAGGTGATTCCGGTGCTGAGCTTTGCTTTTACCTCTCGCAGTAGTGCCGGCACCATTCCTCTGACGATTCAGACGCAAACCCAAAGCCTGGGAATACCAGAAGGCATTGCTAACTTTGCAGCGTCCTTTGGGGCAACTATCGGTCAAAACGGCTGTGCAGGTATTTACCCGGCCATGCTGGCAGTCATGATTGCGCCCACCGTAGGCATCAACCCTATGGACATTTCTTTCATCTTTACACTGATTGCCACCATCGTGGTGGGATCATTTGGTGTTGCGGGCGTGGGAGGCGGGGCAACGTTTGCCGCGCTCATCGTACTGTCTTCCCTGAACCTGCCAGTGGCTCTGGCGGGTTTGCTGATCTCCATTGAGCCCCTGATTGATATGGGTCGTACAGCACTGAATGTAAATGGCGCCATTACTTCAGGGTTTGTCACCAGTCGTTTATTAGGTGAAGCGGATATGAAAGTCTATAACTCACCTCAGGAACTGGAGATGGATTTGGAAACGCTTTCCTGA